The following coding sequences are from one Streptococcus sp. NPS 308 window:
- a CDS encoding glycerophosphoryl diester phosphodiesterase membrane domain-containing protein: MKPEKPKKLGFRKIYYNLDKILFLFFLIFMMVEFVWLPLNSWIAGMLLRQTGYLFISYNNFLAIIQGSPFVSLAFLILIAVNLLVAYFQICLLFIGARHLLYHEKRTLIEYSRKVCQQSFLFMKRFSFCKMAFVFFYVAMLFPFIRKILKIYYLNKIIIPDFIVTYLEDKYWLVGLLILSSAWILLYISVRFMFALPKILFEKKTVREGVKYSLQKTKKHVIFYAWNLLLIIIKTYLFFFLLLIPILFAQVVMDELTHKESLVLGIINYVLIKNFHYMTLTYFLVKFVSFLTGEELEIMPRRKKDHLMRWGVIACASIVFALEGYIYLESPDTSTPLVISHRGVSNKNGVQNTVESLEKTAQLKPDLIEMDVQETKDGQFVMMHDANLKNLAGINAAPQDLTLEELTNIQISENGYQTKISSFDAYLERANALNQKLLIEIKTSKKDSPQMMDHFLEKYGATIKKYGHQMQSLDYHVIDKVLTYDSEIPSYFIMPYNSIFPRTKATGYTMEYSTLDEYFVNKLWTTDQSLYVWTVNGSDAFDKAIRLGANGMITDDLEMVQSQVLMAQDDPEYTDLILKKAMGFFDF; this comes from the coding sequence ATGAAACCTGAAAAACCTAAGAAGCTAGGTTTTAGGAAGATATACTATAACCTAGATAAGATTTTATTTCTATTTTTCTTGATATTTATGATGGTTGAGTTTGTCTGGTTGCCATTGAATTCTTGGATTGCAGGGATGTTGCTCAGACAAACAGGCTATTTGTTTATTTCTTACAATAACTTTCTTGCTATTATTCAAGGCTCACCTTTTGTCAGTTTAGCCTTTCTCATCTTAATTGCAGTCAATCTCTTGGTTGCTTATTTTCAGATTTGTCTTTTATTCATTGGGGCGCGTCACCTTCTCTACCATGAAAAGAGAACCTTGATTGAGTATAGTCGAAAAGTCTGTCAACAGAGTTTTCTATTTATGAAACGATTCAGTTTCTGTAAAATGGCCTTTGTCTTCTTTTACGTAGCTATGCTTTTTCCTTTCATCAGGAAAATTTTAAAAATCTATTACCTTAATAAGATTATTATTCCAGATTTTATCGTTACCTACCTTGAAGATAAGTATTGGCTAGTTGGTCTGCTGATTCTGTCCTCTGCTTGGATTTTACTCTATATTTCAGTTCGTTTCATGTTTGCTCTTCCCAAGATTCTCTTTGAAAAGAAAACAGTGAGAGAGGGAGTGAAATATAGTCTGCAAAAGACAAAAAAACACGTTATCTTCTATGCTTGGAACTTGCTCCTCATTATCATTAAAACCTACCTCTTTTTCTTTCTACTCTTGATTCCCATATTGTTTGCTCAAGTTGTAATGGATGAATTAACTCATAAAGAATCCCTAGTCCTAGGGATAATCAATTATGTCTTGATTAAGAACTTCCATTATATGACCTTGACTTATTTTCTCGTTAAATTCGTTTCATTTTTAACTGGTGAAGAACTTGAAATCATGCCAAGAAGGAAGAAAGACCATTTGATGAGATGGGGGGTAATAGCCTGCGCTAGTATCGTTTTTGCTTTAGAGGGTTATATCTATCTTGAGTCTCCTGACACGAGTACCCCTTTGGTTATTTCTCACAGAGGAGTTTCCAATAAAAACGGAGTTCAGAATACAGTCGAGTCGTTAGAGAAAACAGCTCAACTAAAACCAGATTTGATTGAAATGGATGTCCAGGAAACCAAAGATGGTCAGTTTGTAATGATGCACGATGCCAACCTCAAAAATTTAGCAGGAATCAATGCTGCCCCTCAAGATTTAACACTCGAAGAATTAACCAATATTCAAATCTCGGAAAATGGTTATCAGACAAAAATTTCCAGTTTCGATGCTTATCTGGAACGCGCCAATGCATTAAACCAAAAATTGCTGATTGAGATTAAAACCAGTAAAAAAGATAGTCCGCAAATGATGGACCATTTCCTCGAAAAGTATGGAGCGACTATCAAGAAATATGGACATCAGATGCAATCACTAGACTATCATGTGATTGATAAAGTGTTGACTTATGATTCTGAAATTCCGTCCTACTTTATTATGCCTTATAACAGTATCTTCCCAAGAACCAAGGCAACTGGTTATACCATGGAATATTCAACCTTGGATGAATACTTTGTTAATAAACTTTGGACTACTGATCAGAGTCTCTACGTTTGGACCGTAAATGGTTCTGACGCTTTCGATAAAGCTATTCGTCTAGGAGCCAACGGTATGATAACAGATGACCTAGAAATGGTACAGTCACAGGTATTGATGGCTCAGGATGACCCTGAATATACTGATTTGATTCTAAAGAAAGCCATGGGATTTTTTGACTTCTAA
- a CDS encoding 3'-5' exonuclease, which produces MEKLRDYIAFDLEFNQHDGVTHLIQVSAVRFQDGQESAAFDSYVYTTAPLKSFINGLTGITAETLKDAPKVEQVLKDFQAFVGKSPIVGYNAAKSDLPILLEHGLDYRDQYKVDLYDEAFERRSSDLHGIANLKLQTVANFLGFKGQSHNSLEDARMTARVYEAFLESDEGKLLIEDQSSFSMNNPFGSLDLSQFLD; this is translated from the coding sequence ATGGAAAAATTACGAGATTATATTGCCTTTGATTTAGAGTTTAATCAACACGATGGGGTTACCCATTTAATTCAAGTATCAGCAGTCCGCTTTCAAGATGGACAAGAAAGTGCTGCTTTTGATTCTTATGTTTATACTACAGCCCCATTGAAGAGTTTTATCAATGGTTTGACTGGGATCACAGCTGAAACCTTGAAAGATGCGCCGAAAGTAGAGCAAGTTTTAAAAGATTTTCAGGCCTTTGTTGGCAAATCACCAATCGTTGGCTACAATGCAGCTAAGAGTGATTTACCAATTCTCTTGGAGCACGGTTTGGACTATCGTGACCAGTATAAGGTCGACCTATATGATGAGGCTTTTGAACGCCGTAGTTCTGATCTACACGGCATAGCCAATCTCAAATTGCAAACTGTGGCGAATTTTTTAGGGTTTAAAGGACAATCGCATAATAGTTTAGAAGATGCGCGTATGACAGCGCGTGTTTATGAAGCCTTTTTGGAATCGGATGAAGGAAAGCTATTAATAGAAGACCAGAGTAGTTTTTCTATGAATAATCCTTTCGGTAGCTTAGATTTATCCCAATTTTTAGACTAG
- the rocS gene encoding chromosome segregation protein RocS — translation MSIEMTVSEIAEVLGLSRQAINNRVKELPEEDTKKNDKGVTVVTRSGLIKLEEIYKKTIFEDEPVSDDVKQRELMEILVDEKNAEILRLYEQLKAKDQQLAEKDEQMRIKDRQIAEKDKQLDQQQQLTLQAMKDQETLKLELDQAKEEVQATKKGFFARLFGGK, via the coding sequence ATGAGTATTGAAATGACCGTCAGTGAGATTGCAGAGGTCTTAGGACTATCTCGTCAAGCAATCAACAATCGTGTCAAAGAACTTCCAGAAGAGGACACGAAAAAAAATGACAAAGGTGTAACTGTAGTTACTCGAAGTGGCTTAATCAAGCTTGAAGAAATCTACAAAAAAACGATTTTTGAAGATGAGCCAGTCAGTGACGATGTAAAACAACGCGAACTGATGGAAATCTTGGTCGATGAGAAGAATGCTGAAATTCTTCGATTATACGAGCAACTCAAGGCCAAGGACCAGCAGTTGGCAGAAAAAGATGAGCAGATGCGAATCAAAGACCGTCAGATTGCAGAGAAGGACAAACAGTTGGATCAACAACAACAGTTAACTCTTCAAGCCATGAAGGATCAAGAAACCTTGAAACTAGAGTTGGACCAAGCAAAAGAAGAAGTCCAAGCAACTAAAAAAGGCTTTTTTGCTCGCTTGTTTGGAGGAAAATAA
- a CDS encoding 5'-methylthioadenosine/adenosylhomocysteine nucleosidase, protein MKIGIIAAMPEELVYLTQNLDKTQEVQFLGNTYYTGTIGKTEVVLVQSGIGKVMSAMSVAVLADHFQVEAIINTGSAGALAEGIAVGDVVIADKLVYHDVDVTAFGYAYGQMAGQPLYFESDKNFITRIQTILSQLEQTWHLGLIATGDSFIAGDDKIASIKSHFPDVLAVEMEGAAIAQAAQALDLPFLVIRAMSDNANHEASISFDEFIIEAGRRSAQVLLAFLKALD, encoded by the coding sequence ATGAAAATTGGAATCATTGCTGCCATGCCAGAAGAGCTAGTATATCTGACTCAGAATTTGGACAAAACTCAAGAAGTCCAGTTCTTGGGAAATACCTACTATACTGGCACTATTGGCAAGACAGAAGTTGTCCTAGTTCAGAGTGGGATTGGGAAGGTCATGTCGGCTATGAGTGTAGCTGTTCTTGCTGACCATTTTCAGGTAGAAGCTATCATCAATACAGGATCAGCAGGTGCTCTTGCAGAAGGGATTGCTGTTGGTGATGTCGTGATTGCGGATAAACTTGTCTATCATGATGTGGATGTGACTGCTTTTGGCTATGCTTATGGTCAGATGGCTGGTCAGCCTCTTTACTTTGAATCCGATAAGAACTTTATCACTAGGATTCAAACAATTTTATCTCAATTAGAGCAGACATGGCACCTAGGATTGATTGCTACAGGAGACAGTTTTATAGCTGGAGATGATAAGATTGCTAGTATCAAATCCCACTTTCCAGATGTTCTAGCTGTTGAGATGGAGGGTGCAGCCATTGCTCAGGCAGCTCAGGCTCTTGACCTACCTTTCCTAGTCATTCGAGCTATGAGTGACAATGCCAATCACGAGGCCTCTATCTCATTTGATGAGTTCATCATTGAAGCTGGACGTCGTTCTGCCCAAGTCTTACTAGCCTTTTTAAAGGCTTTGGATTAA
- the macP gene encoding cell wall synthase accessory phosphoprotein MacP: protein MGKPLLTDEMIERANRGEKISGPPLQDDEETKILPTASQHFGYSRSRDHGFSQDTLTIEVEPTIHKSRRIENTKRNVFNSKLNRILFAVILLLILLVLAMKLL from the coding sequence ATGGGAAAACCTTTATTAACAGATGAAATGATTGAACGTGCCAATCGTGGTGAGAAAATCTCAGGACCACCTCTTCAAGATGATGAGGAAACCAAAATCCTGCCTACTGCATCACAACATTTTGGTTATTCACGTTCTAGAGACCACGGTTTTAGTCAAGATACACTTACAATCGAAGTAGAACCAACGATTCATAAGAGCCGTCGTATTGAGAACACGAAGAGAAATGTTTTTAATTCGAAACTCAATCGCATCTTATTTGCAGTCATCCTACTCTTGATTTTGTTAGTTTTGGCGATGAAACTCTTGTAA
- a CDS encoding NUDIX hydrolase encodes MEFEEKTLSRKEIYQGPIFKLVQDQVELPEGKGTAQRDLIFHNGAVCVLAVTAEDKIVLVKQYRKAIEAVSYEIPAGKLETGENADPMAAALRELEEEVAYTAKLELLYDFYSAIGFCNEKLKLYLASDLTKVDNPRPQDDDETLEVLEVSLEEAKNLIQSGYICDAKTIMAIQYWELQKK; translated from the coding sequence ATGGAATTTGAAGAAAAAACGCTTAGTCGAAAAGAAATCTATCAAGGCCCTATCTTTAAACTGGTGCAAGATCAGGTAGAACTGCCAGAAGGCAAAGGTACTGCCCAACGTGATTTAATTTTTCACAATGGAGCTGTTTGTGTTCTAGCTGTGACAGCTGAGGATAAAATTGTACTCGTTAAGCAATATCGAAAGGCCATCGAGGCTGTTTCTTATGAGATTCCCGCAGGAAAACTGGAAACTGGTGAAAATGCTGATCCAATGGCAGCGGCTCTTCGTGAATTGGAAGAAGAAGTTGCCTACACGGCTAAGTTGGAACTGTTGTACGATTTCTATTCTGCGATTGGTTTTTGTAATGAAAAATTGAAACTCTACCTAGCAAGTGATTTGACTAAGGTAGATAATCCTCGTCCACAAGACGATGATGAAACCTTGGAGGTTCTAGAAGTGAGTCTAGAGGAGGCCAAGAACCTGATCCAGTCAGGTTATATCTGTGATGCTAAGACTATCATGGCAATACAGTACTGGGAACTACAAAAGAAATAG
- the glmU gene encoding bifunctional UDP-N-acetylglucosamine diphosphorylase/glucosamine-1-phosphate N-acetyltransferase GlmU — MSNYAIILAAGKGTRMKSDLPKVLHKVAGISMLEHVFRSVGAIQPEKTVTVVGHKAELVEQVLTGQTDFVTQSEQLGTGHAVMMAEPILQNCSGHTLVIAGDTPLITGESLKNLLDFHINHKNVATILTAEAANPFGYGRIVRNDNAEVLRIVEQKDASDFEKQIKEINTGTYVFDNQRLFEALKNINTNNAQGEYYITDVIGIFREAGEKVGAYTLKDFDESLGVNDRVALATAEAVMRRRINHAHMVNGVSFVNPEATYIDIDVEIAPEVQIEANVTLKGQTKIGAETILTNGTYIVDSNIGAGAVITNSMIEESTVADGVTVGPYAHIRPGSNLAAQVHIGNFVEVKGSSIGENTKAGHLTYIGNCEVGSHVNFGAGTITVNYDGKNKYKTVIGNNVFVGSNSTIIAPVELGDNSLVGAGSTITKNVPADAIAVGRGRQVNKDEYARRLPHHPKNQ, encoded by the coding sequence ATGTCAAATTATGCCATTATTTTAGCAGCGGGTAAAGGTACTCGCATGAAATCAGATCTTCCTAAGGTACTTCATAAAGTAGCAGGAATTTCAATGTTGGAACATGTTTTTCGTAGCGTTGGTGCTATTCAACCTGAAAAAACAGTTACTGTAGTGGGTCACAAGGCTGAGTTAGTTGAGCAAGTCTTGACTGGACAGACAGACTTTGTAACTCAGTCAGAACAGTTAGGAACGGGTCATGCTGTTATGATGGCAGAGCCAATTTTGCAAAATTGCTCAGGTCATACCTTGGTTATCGCTGGGGATACGCCTCTGATTACGGGTGAAAGCTTGAAAAATCTCTTGGATTTCCATATCAATCACAAGAATGTTGCGACTATCCTGACAGCTGAAGCGGCAAATCCTTTTGGATACGGTCGCATTGTCCGCAACGATAATGCAGAAGTTCTTCGTATTGTTGAGCAAAAAGATGCCTCAGATTTTGAAAAACAAATCAAGGAAATCAATACAGGAACTTACGTTTTTGATAACCAACGTCTTTTTGAAGCTCTTAAAAATATCAACACCAACAATGCCCAAGGAGAATACTATATTACTGATGTGATTGGTATCTTCCGTGAGGCTGGTGAGAAGGTTGGTGCCTATACTCTGAAAGACTTTGATGAAAGTCTTGGGGTAAATGACCGTGTAGCTCTTGCGACTGCGGAAGCAGTGATGCGTCGCCGTATCAATCACGCTCACATGGTTAATGGCGTCAGCTTTGTCAATCCAGAAGCAACCTACATCGATATTGATGTTGAGATTGCTCCTGAGGTCCAAATCGAAGCTAATGTTACCTTGAAAGGTCAAACGAAAATTGGTGCGGAGACTATTTTAACAAATGGAACTTATATTGTGGATAGTAATATTGGAGCTGGGGCTGTGATTACGAACTCTATGATTGAGGAAAGTACGGTTGCAGACGGCGTGACTGTTGGTCCTTATGCCCATATCCGTCCAGGTTCAAACTTAGCTGCCCAAGTTCATATTGGAAACTTCGTAGAAGTTAAAGGTTCTTCGATCGGTGAAAATACCAAGGCAGGTCATTTAACCTATATCGGCAACTGTGAAGTAGGTAGCCATGTTAACTTTGGTGCTGGTACGATTACAGTAAACTATGACGGGAAAAACAAATATAAAACTGTGATTGGCAACAATGTCTTTGTTGGATCAAATTCAACCATCATCGCTCCTGTAGAACTTGGAGATAATTCTCTGGTTGGAGCGGGTTCAACCATTACCAAGAATGTACCTGCGGATGCTATCGCAGTTGGACGTGGACGACAAGTTAACAAGGATGAGTACGCAAGGCGCTTGCCTCATCATCCTAAGAACCAGTAG
- a CDS encoding glycoside hydrolase family 25 protein yields MRKKINPAIIFTLFTIFIAILILNKPTYEDHPVKSKPNAVQVENQALHNLDKPIIDVSGWQRPEEINYDTLSQNISGVIVRVHNGAQHTEKNDAAYANGVDKAYKSHITEFQKRNVPVGVYAYLASPSKEEMEKAAEVFYNAASPYNPSYYWLDVEEKTMSDMNEGVEAFRAKLESLGAKNIGIYIGVYFMQEHSINTDKFTAIWIPSYGTDSGYFETTPNTSLDYDLHQYTSKGRIAGFEHHLDINLISTLKEKEETFRKLFLRP; encoded by the coding sequence ATGAGAAAAAAGATTAATCCAGCTATTATTTTTACTTTATTTACTATATTTATAGCTATTTTGATCCTCAATAAACCAACTTATGAAGACCATCCAGTCAAGTCAAAGCCAAATGCTGTCCAGGTTGAAAATCAGGCCTTGCATAATCTTGACAAACCTATTATTGATGTCTCTGGTTGGCAAAGACCTGAGGAAATCAACTACGATACCTTGTCTCAAAATATTTCAGGTGTTATTGTTCGCGTTCACAATGGGGCTCAACATACTGAAAAAAATGATGCGGCTTATGCCAATGGTGTCGATAAAGCCTATAAAAGTCATATTACAGAATTTCAAAAGCGTAATGTCCCAGTTGGAGTCTATGCCTACCTAGCTAGCCCCAGCAAGGAAGAAATGGAAAAAGCCGCTGAAGTTTTCTATAATGCTGCTTCTCCTTACAACCCTAGTTACTATTGGTTGGACGTTGAAGAAAAAACAATGTCTGATATGAACGAAGGGGTTGAAGCCTTTCGTGCTAAACTGGAATCTTTAGGTGCTAAAAACATCGGCATCTATATTGGAGTTTACTTCATGCAGGAACACAGTATCAATACAGATAAATTCACTGCTATTTGGATTCCTTCTTACGGAACAGACTCTGGTTACTTTGAAACAACACCCAATACCAGTTTAGACTACGACCTCCATCAATACACTTCAAAAGGAAGAATTGCTGGATTTGAACATCATTTAGATATTAATCTGATTTCTACTTTGAAGGAAAAAGAAGAAACCTTCAGAAAGCTATTTTTAAGACCATAA
- a CDS encoding DUF368 domain-containing protein, with amino-acid sequence MFSWITRVIKGIVIALGFILPGISGGVLAAILGIYERMISFLAHPFKDFKENVLYFIPVAIGMLLGIGLFSYPIEYLLENYQVYVLWSFAGAIIGTVPSLLKESTRESDRDKIDLVWFWITFILSGVGLYALNFVVGSLNASFASFILAGALLALGILVPGLSPSNLLLILGLYAPMLTGFKTFDLFGTFLPIGIGAGATLIIFSKLMDHALNNYHSRVYHFIIGIVLSSTLLILIPNAGNAESIQYTGLSIVSYVLVAFFFALGIWLGIWMSQLEDKYK; translated from the coding sequence ATGTTTTCATGGATTACACGAGTTATTAAAGGAATTGTCATTGCCCTTGGATTTATCTTGCCCGGAATTTCTGGAGGAGTTCTGGCTGCTATTTTGGGTATCTACGAGCGAATGATTTCTTTTCTGGCTCATCCCTTTAAGGATTTTAAAGAGAATGTCCTTTACTTTATCCCAGTAGCTATCGGGATGTTGCTCGGAATTGGGCTATTTTCATATCCAATCGAGTATTTGTTAGAAAATTACCAAGTTTATGTTTTATGGAGTTTTGCAGGAGCTATCATCGGTACAGTACCTAGCCTCCTTAAAGAATCTACTCGAGAGTCTGATCGTGATAAGATTGACCTAGTCTGGTTCTGGATCACCTTTATCCTTTCAGGAGTCGGGCTCTACGCGCTAAACTTTGTTGTTGGCTCACTCAATGCCAGTTTCGCTAGCTTCATCTTAGCGGGGGCTCTGTTGGCACTTGGTATCTTGGTACCTGGTTTAAGTCCGTCAAATCTACTCTTGATTTTGGGACTGTATGCTCCTATGCTAACTGGTTTTAAAACCTTTGATTTATTTGGAACCTTCCTTCCTATCGGAATTGGTGCAGGTGCAACCCTCATCATTTTTTCAAAATTAATGGATCACGCCTTGAACAACTACCACTCCCGTGTTTATCACTTTATCATCGGCATTGTTCTTTCAAGCACTCTTTTAATTTTGATTCCAAATGCTGGAAATGCTGAAAGTATCCAATACACTGGACTTTCCATTGTGAGCTATGTTCTCGTTGCCTTCTTCTTTGCGCTTGGTATCTGGCTTGGTATCTGGATGAGTCAATTGGAGGATAAGTATAAATAA
- a CDS encoding aminoacyl-tRNA deacylase, which yields MAKKVKIKKTLVEQILTKAGIDHTGIQINALEGELPPEYDRNQIFKTLALLGDKTGPIIGIVPITEHLAEKKLAKVSGNKKVSMIPQKDLEKTTGYIHGANNPVGIRQKHNYPIFIDQTALDLDQMIVSAGEVGHSIIIRPRDLASFVKADFADILEENN from the coding sequence ATGGCAAAAAAAGTCAAGATTAAAAAAACCTTGGTCGAACAAATCTTGACCAAGGCAGGTATTGACCATACTGGTATTCAAATCAATGCGCTTGAAGGAGAACTTCCTCCTGAATACGACCGAAACCAAATCTTTAAAACCTTGGCTCTTTTGGGAGATAAAACAGGACCGATTATTGGAATTGTTCCCATAACAGAACATCTCGCCGAGAAAAAACTAGCAAAAGTTTCTGGCAATAAAAAAGTGAGCATGATTCCGCAGAAAGACTTAGAAAAAACGACAGGCTACATTCATGGGGCAAATAATCCCGTCGGCATTCGCCAAAAACACAATTATCCAATTTTTATTGATCAGACTGCTTTGGATTTGGACCAAATGATCGTCTCTGCTGGGGAAGTCGGGCATAGTATCATCATACGCCCTCGAGACTTGGCCAGCTTTGTGAAAGCGGATTTTGCTGACATCTTGGAGGAAAACAACTGA
- a CDS encoding histidine phosphatase family protein, with translation MKLYFVRHGRTLWNLEGRFQGASGDSPLLPESIDVLKQLGHYLKEIPFDTIYSSDLPRAVKSAEIIQSQLQTPCPLKSIPDLREWQLGKLEGLKIATLNAIYPQQIKAFRSNLAQFDTKMFEAESLYSTTKRTIQFIKSLKESKAERIMIVGHGANLTASLRTLLGYKEAHLRKDGGLANASLTILDTEDFESFTLERWNDTSYQRK, from the coding sequence ATGAAACTCTATTTTGTTCGTCATGGTCGCACCCTCTGGAATCTTGAAGGACGTTTTCAAGGCGCTAGTGGCGACTCGCCCCTTCTTCCGGAATCCATTGACGTCCTAAAACAACTGGGCCACTATCTCAAGGAAATACCTTTTGATACGATTTATTCAAGTGATTTACCCAGAGCAGTCAAATCTGCTGAAATTATCCAAAGTCAACTCCAGACCCCTTGTCCTTTAAAGAGCATTCCTGACCTACGTGAATGGCAACTTGGAAAACTAGAGGGATTAAAAATCGCTACGCTCAATGCCATCTACCCACAACAAATCAAGGCCTTTCGCTCCAATCTGGCTCAGTTTGATACGAAGATGTTTGAAGCAGAGTCCCTTTACAGTACTACCAAGCGGACTATTCAGTTTATCAAATCTCTGAAAGAGAGCAAGGCTGAAAGAATCATGATCGTGGGTCATGGCGCAAATCTCACTGCTAGCCTACGGACACTTCTAGGTTATAAAGAGGCTCACCTTCGCAAAGATGGGGGCTTGGCCAATGCTAGTTTGACAATTTTGGACACTGAGGATTTTGAATCCTTCACTCTCGAAAGATGGAATGATACTTCCTATCAAAGAAAATAA
- the lysS gene encoding lysine--tRNA ligase, with amino-acid sequence MSTEHMEELNDQQIVRREKMAALREQGIDPFGKRFERTANSQELKDKFAELDKEQLHELNETATIAGRLVTKRGKGKVGFAHLQDREGQIQIYVRKDEVGEENYEIFKKADLGDFLGVEGEVMRTDMGELSIKATHITHLSKALRPLPEKFHGLTDVETIYRKRYLDLISNRESFERFVTRSKIISEIRRYLDQKNFLEVETPVLHNEAGGAAARPFITHHNAQNIDMVLRIATELHLKRLIVGGMERVYEIGRIFRNEGMDATHNPEFTSIEVYQAYADFQDIMDLTEGIIQHAAKAVKGDGPVNYQGTEIKINEPFKRVHMVDAIKEITGVDFWQDMTFEEAKAIAAEKKVPVEKHYTEVGHIINAFFEEFVEETLIQPTFVYGHPVAVSPLAKKNPEDERFTDRFELFIMTKEYGNAFTELNDPIDQLSRFEAQAKAKELGDDEATGIDYDYIEALEYGMPPTGGLGIGIDRLCMLLTDTTTIRDVLLFPTMK; translated from the coding sequence ATGTCTACAGAACATATGGAAGAACTAAATGACCAGCAGATCGTTCGCCGTGAAAAAATGGCTGCGCTCCGTGAACAAGGAATCGATCCCTTCGGAAAACGTTTTGAACGTACTGCTAACTCTCAAGAACTAAAAGACAAATTTGCAGAACTTGATAAAGAACAATTACATGAATTAAACGAAACTGCTACTATCGCTGGACGCTTAGTAACTAAACGTGGTAAAGGAAAAGTTGGCTTTGCCCATCTTCAAGACCGCGAAGGTCAAATCCAGATCTACGTTCGTAAAGATGAAGTTGGTGAAGAAAACTACGAAATCTTTAAGAAGGCTGACCTAGGAGACTTCCTCGGTGTCGAAGGTGAAGTCATGCGTACAGATATGGGAGAGCTCTCTATCAAGGCAACTCATATCACTCACTTGTCTAAAGCACTTCGCCCACTTCCTGAGAAATTCCACGGTTTGACAGACGTTGAAACCATCTATCGTAAACGTTACCTTGACTTGATTTCTAACCGCGAAAGCTTCGAACGTTTTGTTACTCGTTCAAAAATCATCTCTGAAATCCGTCGTTATCTAGATCAAAAAAACTTCCTTGAAGTAGAAACACCTGTCCTTCATAATGAAGCCGGTGGTGCTGCTGCTCGTCCATTTATCACTCACCACAATGCCCAAAACATTGACATGGTGCTTCGTATCGCGACTGAGCTTCACTTAAAACGTCTTATCGTTGGGGGTATGGAACGTGTCTATGAAATTGGTCGTATCTTCCGTAACGAAGGAATGGACGCTACTCACAACCCTGAATTCACTTCTATCGAAGTTTACCAAGCTTATGCAGACTTCCAAGATATCATGGACTTAACTGAAGGTATTATCCAACACGCTGCTAAGGCAGTTAAGGGTGATGGTCCAGTTAACTACCAGGGCACTGAAATTAAGATCAACGAACCATTTAAACGTGTTCACATGGTGGATGCTATCAAAGAAATTACTGGTGTAGATTTCTGGCAAGACATGACTTTCGAGGAAGCTAAAGCTATCGCTGCTGAGAAGAAAGTTCCAGTTGAGAAACACTACACTGAAGTTGGTCACATCATCAATGCCTTCTTTGAAGAATTTGTTGAAGAAACCTTAATCCAACCAACTTTTGTCTACGGACATCCAGTAGCTGTGTCTCCACTCGCTAAGAAAAATCCTGAAGACGAACGCTTTACTGACCGTTTCGAGCTCTTCATTATGACCAAGGAATACGGTAATGCCTTTACCGAGTTGAACGATCCAATCGACCAGCTTAGCCGTTTTGAAGCACAAGCAAAAGCTAAAGAACTTGGGGACGATGAAGCTACAGGTATCGACTACGACTACATTGAGGCTCTTGAATACGGTATGCCACCAACAGGTGGTTTGGGTATCGGTATCGACCGTCTCTGCATGCTCCTCACTGATACAACCACTATCCGTGATGTCTTGCTTTTCCCAACAATGAAATAG